In Torulaspora delbrueckii CBS 1146 chromosome 1, complete genome, one genomic interval encodes:
- the MGE1 gene encoding mitochondrial nucleotide exchange factor MGE1 (similar to Saccharomyces cerevisiae MGE1 (YOR232W); ancestral locus Anc_8.653) has product MRAFTRVTRFAPRSAVASQLAFRPVNATFANTRLGLRSYADDVKPETEEAKQSAAKETDSLTEEQKMIKELEAKVEKKDKEAVELKDRLLRSVADFRNLQEVTKKDIQKAKDFALQKFAKDLLESVDNFGHALNAFKEEDAAKNQEINDLYTGVKMTRDVFEKTLKKHGIEKLDPIGEQFDPNKHEATFELPQPDKEPGSVFHVQQVGFTLNNRVIRPAKVGIVKSADN; this is encoded by the coding sequence ATGAGAGCTTTCACTAGAGTAACAAGATTTGCCCCAAGATCAGCCGTCGCTTCACAGCTCGCTTTTAGACCAGTGAACGCCACATTTGCCAACACCAGATTGGGTTTAAGGTCATACGCTGATGATGTGAAACCTGAAACTGAGGAGGCAAAGCAGTCGGCAGCTAAAGAGACTGACTCTTTgactgaagaacaaaagatgatcaaggaACTAGAAGCTAAGGTCGAAAAGAAGGAcaaagaagctgttgaGTTGAAGGATAGACTATTGAGATCAGTGGCAGACTTTAGAAACTTGCAAGAAGTTACCAAGAAGGATATTCAGAAAGCTAAGGATTTTGCTTTacaaaaatttgcaaaggaCCTATTGGAATCTGTGGACAACTTCGGTCATGCCTTGAACGCCTtcaaggaagaagacgCAGCAAAGAACCAAGAAATTAATGATCTTTACACCGGTGTCAAGATGACCAGAGACGTTTTTgagaagactttgaagaagcatgGTATCGAAAAACTGGATCCAATCGGCGAACAATTCGACCCTAACAAGCATGAGGCCACTTTTGAGCTACCACAACCAGACAAGGAACCGGGCTCTGTTTTCCACGTTCAGCAAGTGGGTTTTACTCTAAACAATAGAGTTATCAGACCTGCAAAGGTCGGTATTGTCAAGTCCGCCGATAATTAA
- the MKK1 gene encoding mitogen-activated protein kinase kinase MKK1 (similar to Saccharomyces cerevisiae MKK1 (YOR231W) and MKK2 (YPL140C); ancestral locus Anc_8.652), producing MASLFRPPGASKRNTKSPKLTLPPLLRNNNTTPASTTDGSVDGRPMGLKNSEYTSSPRSSSSEATLSSHSQQQPYSASSSSTLKTLKKRPVPPPLPPLTLTGEFRADSKPSSENPTSVSDSFQRLQLNSENGHSGTISPSMRSSKVDSSISRPTTHSSVPEFPYLRKELNESIDSYPSTLLSAYEQSSRDCSPIKKETQVNEHPMAGKDVDKLDEEMWEYPQLQDEIETLGILGEGAGGSVAKCKLKHGSKIFALKTINTLNSDPEYQKQIFRELQFNKSFECDSIVKYYGMFTDKQNSTIYIAMEYMGGRSLDAVYKNLINRGGRISEKVLGKIAEAVLRGLSYLHERKIIHRDIKPQNILLNDKGQVKLCDFGVSGEAVNSLATTFTGTSFYMAPERIQGQPYSVTCDVWSLGLTLLEVAQGCFPFGSDKMTANIAPIELLTLILTFTPELKDEPELNITWSGAFKSFIEYCLKKDARERPSPRQMIRHPWVQGQMKKKVNMEKFIQKCWEEDS from the coding sequence ATGGCATCTCTCTTCAGACCTCCTGGGGCTTCAAAACGTAATACAAAGTCTCCCAAATTGACTCTCCCGCCTTTGTTGAGGAATAACAATACTACTCCGGCCAGTACAACAGATGGCAGTGTTGATGGCAGGCCCATGGGGCTGAAGAATTCCGAATACACATCCTCACCTCgatcatcatcttcagaaGCAACACTTTCCTCTCATAGTCAACAGCAGCCTTACTCCGCATCTTCGTCGAGTACattgaagacattgaagaaacgtCCTGTCCCTCCACCGCTACCGCCTCTGACACTGACGGGCGAATTTAGAGCGGATTCTAAACCTTCATCAGAGAATCCTACCTCCGTTTCAGACTCATTCCAGAGGTTGCAATTGAATTCTGAGAATGGTCATAGTGGGACTATCTCTCCTAGCATGAGATCTTCAAAGGTAGACTCTTCTATAAGCAGACCCACAACACACAGCTCTGTCCCAGAGTTTCCATATTTGAGGAAAGAATTAAATGAGTCGATAGATTCATATCCTTCAACGTTACTTTCAGCATATGAACAAAGCAGTCGCGACTGTAGCCCGATAAAGAAGGAGACTCAAGTGAATGAGCATCCAATGGCAGGCAAGGATGTCGATAAACTTGACGAGGAAATGTGGGAGTACCCACAACTACAAGACGAGATAGAAACTTTGGGGATATTAGGAGAAGGTGCTGGTGGCTCAGTGGCCAAATGTAAATTAAAGCATGGTTCCAAGATTTTTGCACTCAAGACGATCAACACCCTGAACAGTGATCCCGAATACCAAAAGCAGATCTTTAGAGAGTTACAATTTAATAAGAGTTTTGAGTGTGACTCCATCGTGAAATACTATGGGATGTTCACAGACAAACAAAATAGCACAATTTACATCGCGATGGAATACATGGGAGGTAGATCATTGGATGCAGTATACAAAAATCTGATCAATCGTGGTGGTAGAATAAGTGAAAAAGTACTAGGTAAGATTGCAGAAGCTGTGCTTCGAGGTTTATCCTACCTACATGAGAGAAAAATCATTCATCGGGACATTAAACCACAAAACATTCTACTCAACGACAAGGGCCAGGTGAAACTGTGCGATTTTGGTGTTAGCGGTGAAGCAGTCAATTCGTTGGCGACAACTTTCACGGGAACTTCCTTCTACATGGCACCAGAGAGAATCCAGGGTCAACCTTATAGTGTTACATGCGACGTCTGGTCACTCGGGCTAACACTACTGGAAGTTGCACAAGGCTGTTTCCCCTTTGGATCCGACAAGATGACAGCTAATATCGCACCGATCGAGCTATTGACGTTGATCCTGACTTTTACACCGGAACTCAAAGATGAGCCAGAACTCAACATAACCTGGAGTGGGGCATTCAAATCGTTCATCGAATACTGTCTGAAGAAAGACGCTCGCGAGAGACCATCTCCAAGGCAAATGATACGGCACCCATGGGTTCAAGgtcagatgaagaagaaggttaaCATGGAGAAATTCATCCAGAAATGCTGGGAAGAAGATTCTTAG
- the TDEL0A06000 gene encoding uncharacterized protein (similar to Saccharomyces cerevisiae KIN4 (YOR233W) and YPL141C; ancestral locus Anc_8.654): MASVPQRHTYYGGETGGVFEHKADFMLNGGQHRQKRKHVTFGPYILGSTLGEGEFGRVKLGWSKNTSPNEVSKQVAIKLIRRDTIPKNSDKEIKIYREINALKHLSHPNIVKLEEVLQNSKYIGIVLEYASGGEFYKYIQKKRRLKEAVACRLFAQLISGVQYMHSKGLVHRDLKLENLLLDKHENLVITDFGFVNEFFAHSELMKTSCGSPCYAAPELVVSSKPYEARKADIWSCGVILYAMLAGYLPWDDDTKNPDGNDIGKLYQYITRTPLKFPEYITPLPRDLLRRILYPDPKRRISMRSIQKHEWVKPHIPFLSITPEEWDKTMLSNEVFRPPRMKPSSRPRSNCSTSSTGSKSDKRDSLIIDSTLVNLPAPPQESQSHVITKPSPPSPELRRSPIRGMNRHSRSNSAASIALQAVVDAEREHTSQQESHAPIPKKNYPYNNRNPPAFLVHRSNTHSGTSGSNTSLMNKDSIIIETSPAKGSSTLVVPNEVHVPLSISPVNKTTQGSKLKISHNASSGAGQYQHSAAQHRKPRPTSYHPGSNVSVADPQAAYSALATAREPSSHGTAASPFDSTPNLAADSPTYASPADHSPKMLPRRSFSMSKPSIELQSVTGDLIKSPERDHVTRRINEQVEDAERQRRQSVRLSGVAVEKVCSPVTEVAEENLFNHKEKDSTLRRPGVDRKADNRKRFSFLSFYSAYNTSRSSLETDDSKTLSSSGPTRQVSSSKQSSGLSTVTSERDSTPRRETPHRQSVMISETSNVRPQGDPSTAKKVIDFFKRRSMRI; the protein is encoded by the coding sequence ATGGCGTCTGTACCACAACGCCATACCTATTATGGTGGTGAAACAGGTGGTGTTTTCGAACACAAGGCGGATTTCATGTTAAATGGTGGACAGCATCGacaaaagaggaagcatGTTACATTTGGACCTTATATCTTGGGATCTACCCTTGGTGAAGGGGAGTTTGGTCGAGTAAAATTGGGATGGTCTAAGAATACGTCACCTAATGAAGTGTCAAAACAGGTAGCTATTAAGCTCATTAGACGTGATACAATACCTAAAAATTCGGACAAAGAGATTAAAATATACAGGGAAATCAATGCGCTAAAGCATTTATCGCATCCCAACATTGTGAAATTAGAGGAAGTGCTACAAAATTCCAAGTATATTGGAATAGTACTGGAATATGCATCCGGTGGTGAGTTCTACAAAtacattcaaaagaagcGAAGGTTAAAAGAAGCTGTTGCCTGTCGGCTGTTTGCACAATTGATCAGCGGAGTTCAGTACATGCATTCGAAAGGTCTTGTCCATAGAGATTTGAAGTTAGAGAACCTTTTACTAGATAAACATGAGAATTTGGTCATTACAGATTTCGGATTTgtcaatgaatttttcgCCCACAGTGagttgatgaagacatcGTGCGGATCACCGTGTTACGCGGCGCCAGAATTGGTGGTTAGCTCGAAACCCTACGAAGCTAGGAAAGCTGATATATGGTCATGCGGTGTTATTCTTTACGCTATGCTTGCTGGTTACCTTCCTTGGGACGATGATACCAAAAATCCAGATGGCAATGACATTGGGAAACTGTATCAATACATTACAAGAACACCGCTCAAGTTCCCTGAATACATTACACCTTTACCAAGAGATCTATTGCGTCGTATTCTGTATCCAGATCCGAAGAGGAGAATATCGATGAGAAGTATTCAGAAGCATGAATGGGTTAAACCACACATTCCATTTTTATCGATAACACCGGAAGAATGGGATAAGACGATGCTTTCAAATGAAGTGTTTAGGCCGCCAAGGATGAAGCCATCTTCAAGACCACGTTCCAACTGCTCAACGTCATCAACTGGTTCGAAGAGCGATAAGAGAGATTCACTTATCATCGATTCCACGCTGGTTAATTTACCAGCACCACCACAGGAATCACAATCACACGTCATCACCAAACCATCACCTCCATCGCCGGAGCTACGACGCTCACCTATAAGAGGAATGAACAGGCATAGTAGAAGTAACTCTGCTGCATCCATCGCATTACAGGCAGTCGTTGACGCCGAAAGAGAACATACTTCACAGCAGGAGTCCCATGCACCcattccaaagaaaaattaTCCATATAACAATAGAAATCCACCAGCATTCTTGGTCCACAGATCAAATACTCATTCAGGTACAAGCGGTAGTAATACatcattgatgaacaaagatAGCATTATCATTGAAACAAGTCCTGCTAAAGGCAGTTCAACACTTGTTGTTCCTAACGAAGTCCATGTACCACTTTCCATTTCTCCTGTTAATAAGACTACTCAAGGTAGTAAGTTAAAGATAAGTCATAACGCTTCAAGTGGTGCTGGTCAATACCAGCACTCAGCGGCTCAACACAGGAAACCAAGACCAACGTCGTACCATCCAGGTTCTAACGTGTCAGTGGCGGATCCTCAAGCAGCATACTCTGCATTGGCGACAGCGAGGGAACCATCGAGCCATGGAACCGCTGCATCACCATTTGACTCTACTCCGAATTTAGCCGCGGATTCACCGACATATGCATCGCCTGCAGATCATTCACCAAAGATGTTGCCGCGTAGATCATTCTCAATGAGTAAACCATCGATCGAGTTGCAAAGTGTTACCGGTGACTTAATCAAATCTCCCGAAAGAGATCACGTAACAAGGCGAATTAATGAACAAGTAGAAGACGCCGAGAGACAAAGACGGCAAAGTGTAAGATTAAGTGGTGTAGCTGTGGAGAAAGTATGCAGTCCAGTAACAGAAGTGGCTGAAGAGAATTTGTTCAATCATAAGGAGAAGGATTCTACACTAAGAAGACCAGGAGTTGATAGGAAAGCAGATAACAGGAAAAGATTCAGTTTCTTATCATTTTACTCTGCATATAACACTTCAAGATCTAGCTTGGAGACTGACGACTCAAAGACATTATCATCATCGGGTCCAACTAGACAAGTTTCATCAAGTAAGCAATCATCAGGACTATCTACAGTGACTTCCGAAAGAGATTCTACGCCAAGACGTGAGACTCCCCATCGACAATCGGTAATGATCTCAGAAACTTCCAACGTGCGACCACAAGGTGATCCATCCACTGCAAAGAAAgtgattgattttttcaagagaagaagcatGAGGATTTAA
- the TDEL0A05970 gene encoding WD repeat RBAP46/RBAP48/MSI1 family protein (similar to Saccharomyces cerevisiae WTM2 (YOR229W) and UME1 (YPL139C); ancestral locus Anc_8.651): MTADIKKNKVRNEEYKIWKKSVPFLYQHISSVRPRFDSRVEDTSKFEKRLTFTDKVVPDKKKGLLTTSVLYSQGSDIYEVDCDLPLGAFYRKPEGEASESLPDPDYGDAFARAEKEAPAAKWTFQGENITKLTYMSNGLADSNVLAMSTNGSLAWFRDGIKVPVHIMQEMMGPGTSFSSIHSFKRPDSLAVSDFALSDDCETLVKCQSNGKEEESILKIVDNSGTPGEVLRRINVPATVTHSVRFFDNHLFATCSDDNVLRFWDTRTEGKSLWELKDPKNGRIMSFDSSPVVDTLFATGTSTGIVKVWDVRAVAAATADYTNRQHGQDPVQNELINFYHSGGDSVVDVQFSHTSSSEFLTVGGSGNIYQWDLTYFFSEFDDDNADTMDMDIAKADLLQSQCLKFLHTGGSRRSTGQNGKRNTVAYHPVIDDLIGVVDHDSLITVYKAFTGREEEDEEEKKDEEADAPDAPEETAE, from the coding sequence ATGACTGcagatatcaagaagaataaagtTCGAAACGAGGAATACAAGATCTGGAAGAAATCAGTACCATTTCTTTACCAGCACATTTCTAGCGTAAGGCCACGATTTGATAGTCGTGTGGAGGATACATctaaatttgaaaagagattAACGTTTACAGATAAAGTTGTTCCcgataagaagaagggtcTTTTGACTACGAGTGTCCTTTATTCGCAGGGAAGCGATATTTATGAAGTTGATTGTGATTTACCACTAGGAGCGTTTTATCGCAAACCAGAAGGTGAAGCAAGTGAATCTTTGCCCGATCCAGATTACGGTGATGCGTTTGCAAGGGCCGAGAAGGAAGCACCAGCAGCGAAATGGACTTTCCAAGGTGAAAATATTACTAAATTGACTTATATGAGTAATGGGCTTGCCGATAGTAATGTATTAGCCATGTCCACAAACGGTTCGCTAGCTTGGTTCAGAGATGGTATCAAGGTACCAGTCCATATTATGCAAGAGATGATGGGTCCTGGTACAAGTTTCTCGAGCATTCATTCCTTTAAGAGACCTGATTCCTTGGCAGTGTCCGATTTTGCGCTATCCGATGATTGTGAAACCCTTGTCAAGTGTCAATCAAATGGTAAAGAGGAGGAAAGTATTCTTAAGATAGTTGATAACTCAGGAACTCCCGGTGAAGTCCTGCGTAGAATCAATGTACCCGCGACAGTGACTCACTCTGTGAGATTCTTCGACAACCACTTGTTTGCAACATGCTCCGACGACAACGTTCTGCGGTTCTGGGATACAAGAACCGAGGGTAAGTCTTTGTGGGAGTTGAAAGACCCCAAGAACGGTAGAATCATGTCGTTCGATTCATCTCCTGTTGTTGACACCCTGTTTGCCACAGGTACAAGTACCGGTATCGTCAAGGTGTGGGACGTGCGTGCCGTAGCAGCCGCTACAGCGGACTACACAAACAGGCAGCATGGTCAGGACCCTGTGCAAAAcgaattgatcaatttttaCCACTCTGGTGGCGATTCCGTTGTAGATGTACAATTCTCACACACCTCATCTTCAGAATTCTTAACCGTTGGTGGCAGTGGTAACATATATCAATGGGATCTAACATATTTCTTCTCCGAGTTTGACGACGACAACGCGGACACTATGGACATGGATATCGCCAAGGCCGATCTATTGCAAAGTCAGTGTCTAAAATTCCTACATACGGGCGGCAGTAGAAGGTCGACCGGTCAAAACGGTAAGAGAAATACCGTAGCATACCACCCAGTGATCGACGATCTAATCGGTGTGGTAGATCACGACAGCTTGATTACCGTTTATAAGGCATTCACTGGCAGagaggaagaagacgaagaagagaagaaggatgaagaagctgatgCGCCTGATGCGCCGGAAGAGACTGCTGAATAA
- the POC4 gene encoding Poc4p (similar to Saccharomyces cerevisiae YPL144W; ancestral locus Anc_8.656), with product MSTRTVSHTVSSPVSSPIELIATLPTDPQSRKIPITVILGFKTVEDEEPMSLASYHYAIPYRDTDQVVSTPLLDTNNDWIRDITRQVATIMCKKFHKPCYVGWSNALGQHTTPDQLFVVKNCIEFINDQLNK from the coding sequence ATGAGTACAAGAACAGTGAGCCACACGGTTTCTTCACCCGTTTCATCACCAATTGAGTTGATTGCTACATTGCCGACGGATCCTCAATCCCGCAAAATCCCAATCACTGTTATCCTCGGATTCAAAACggttgaagatgaagaaccGATGAGTTTGGCCAGTTACCACTATGCCATACCGTACCGCGACACAGACCAAGTAGTGAGCACACCACTGCTAGATACAAACAACGACTGGATAAGAGATATCACTAGACAAGTTGCCACTATTATGTGTAAGAAGTTCCACAAACCATGCTACGTTGGTTGGTCCAACGCCCTTGGACAACATACAACCCCAGATCAACTTTTCGTGGTAAAAAATTGTATAGAGTTCATAAACGATCAACTAAATAAATGA
- the TDEL0A06010 gene encoding 60S ribosomal protein eL33 (similar to Saccharomyces cerevisiae RPL33B (YOR234C) and RPL33A (YPL143W); ancestral locus Anc_8.655) translates to MTESHRLYVKGKHLSYQRSKRVNNPNVSLVKIEGVATPQEAQFYLGKRIAYVYRASKEVRGSKIRVIWGKVTRSHGNSGVVRATFRNNLPAKTFGASVRIFLYPSNI, encoded by the exons atgaCTGAGTCCCATAGAT TGTACGTCAAAGGTAAGCACTTGTCCTACCAAAGATCTAAGAGAGTCAACAACCCAAATGTCTCTCTAGTCAAGATCGAAGGTGTTGCCACCCCACAAGAAGCTCAATTTTACTTGGGTAAGCGTATTGCTTACGTTTACAGAGCTTCCAAGGAAGTCAGAGGTTCCAAGATTAGAGTCATCTGGGGTAAGGTCACTAGATCCCACGGTAACTCTGGTGTCGTTAGAGCCACTTTCAGAAACAACTTGCCAGCTAAGACCTTTGGTGCTTCTGTTAGAATCTTCTTGTACCCATCCAACATCTAA
- the SPP1 gene encoding Spp1p (similar to Saccharomyces cerevisiae SPP1 (YPL138C); ancestral locus Anc_8.650): protein MSLPAWCPQYSSVKKSPVTGEEVFCVCKRTDSGELMVGCDGCDDWFHFSCLKIPEKFKELVFSFYCPYCQAGITGPSPQVTDGRVEVRRTIWKRKCRLHGCFHACKDESKYCSEEHGQEYMKQAVSRLKVAGMGRDEQERLIKQILSSSGQSAYEFQRYGESPFANEEAIRKENPTFYDKVVSDDQRLQELKSKQSELQEKTLPGVNKKLDSLKIYLQWVENVNHSLFSSENHHEVSNDNRQRNKSANRKQKRSICGYTSHWEATPCSEDEFTTQYNDESTTIQGVCTKLRCNKHADWSSILLEQYNDQLRSLQSHQDRLELLIKARKDQLMVQFHEQLLRNKN from the coding sequence ATGTCATTACCAGCATGGTGCCCCCAATATTCAAGCGTTAAAAAGTCTCCAGTGACCGGTGAGGAGGTGTTTTGTGTGTGCAAGAGAACTGATTCCGGGGAGTTGATGGTGGGTTGCGATGGATGCGATGACTGGTTCCATTTCTCGTGTTTGAAAATTCCAGAGAAGTTCAAAGAGCTCGTATTCTCATTTTATTGCCCTTATTGCCAGGCTGGCATAACTGGGCCCTCTCCACAGGTGACAGATGGCCGAGTTGAAGTACGAAGGACGATATGGAAACGCAAATGTCGCCTTCATGGTTGTTTCCACGCCTGTAAAGATGAGAGCAAGTACTGTAGTGAGGAGCATGGACAAGAATATATGAAGCAGGCCGTTTCGCGACTAAAAGTCGCTGGAATGGGGCGCGATGAGCAAGAGCGTTTAATCAAACAGATCTTATCAAGCTCCGGTCAATCTGCCTACGAGTTTCAGAGATATGGTGAGTCCCCATTTGCCAATGAAGAAGCCATAAGGAAGGAGAATCCCACCTTCTATGATAAAGTTGTGAGCGATGACCAAAGACTGCAAGAGTTAAAGTCCAAACAAAGTGAGTTGCAAGAGAAAACGCTCCCCGGAGTCAATAAGAAGCTAGACAGTTTAAAGATTTACTTGCAATGGGTCGAGAATGTAAATCATAGCcttttttcttctgagAACCATCACGAAGTGTCCAATGACAATCgtcaaagaaacaagtcAGCCAACAGGAAGCAAAAGAGAAGTATATGTGGGTATACATCTCATTGGGAGGCAACCCCATGCTCTGAAGACGAATTTACAACCCAATATAACGATGAAAGTACCACGATACAAGGCGTTTGCACGAAATTACGATGCAACAAGCATGCTGATTGGTCTTCGATCTTACTGGAGCAATACAACGATCAGCTACGATCTTTACAAAGCCATCAGGACAGACTAGAATTACTAATCAAAGCGCGAAAGGATCAATTAATGGTCCAATTTCACGAGCAGTTACTACGCAACAAGAATTGA
- the MCP1 gene encoding Mcp1p (similar to Saccharomyces cerevisiae YOR228C; ancestral locus Anc_8.649), translated as MNPPDIDPSDLKQVPPEPILNGGVPEVKDDPKKVFGIPFYPISSRSVVLALRNVQKYSTVPMVLYFPLHAINTMIVPAISSKSVPDEVLMMVRELMPSFTTKLLVSSFILHVGSGIILRIWQKWNQSALRIKKRHSRHHRKEKQLKVTDAAERDSQRLIGLTGGLSGYFIGFNKRFNISPQVLSGYILAPVLAYHVAIMKIIPDSSKFYIDIDFNFVKWILQNDDWRIKWVAGLIPLSLLIYSGTYHIIAGICQYLQVRDLPTRRKWSNFIFTLSLSGLVAIYKLNKWTPSLGGSNQYQKVFERIFLV; from the coding sequence ATGAATCCTCCAGACATCGACCCCagtgatttgaagcagGTCCCGCCAGAACCGATATTGAACGGCGGGGTACCAGAGGTCAAGGATGATCCCAAGAAGGTATTTGGGATCCCGTTTTATCCAATCTCTAGCAGGTCGGTAGTGCTAGCGTTGAGAAACGTTCAGAAATACTCAACTGTGCCCATGGTTCTGTATTTTCCATTACATGCTATAAACACGATGATAGTTCCCGCAATATCCTCGAAATCCGTTCCTGATGAAGTGCTAATGATGGTTAGGGAACTTATGCCTTCCTTTACGACAAAACTCCTAGTATCATCCTTCATACTGCATGTAGGGAGTGGGATAATACTAAGAATATGGCAAAAATGGAATCAGTCTGCTTTACggatcaagaagagacatAGTCGACACCACCGTAAGGAGAAACAGCTGAAAGTCACCGATGCAGCTGAGCGAGACTCACAAAGACTCATTGGATTGACTGGTGGACTCTCTGGGTACTTTATCGGTTTCAACAAGCGGTTTAACATCTCACCTCAGGTTTTAAGTGGGTATATCCTAGCACCCGTGTTGGCATACCATGTGGCAATCATGAAGATTATACCGGACTCCTCGAAGTTTTACATAGATATCGATTTCAATTTCGTCAAGTGGATTCTACAAAATGATGACTGGAGAATAAAATGGGTTGCTGGCTTAATCCCATTATCTCTTTTAATATATTCGGGGACCTATCATATCATCGCCGGTATTTGTCAATATTTACAAGTCAGAGACTTACCCACTAGACGTAAGTGGTCCAATTTTATCTTTACTTTAAGTCTGAGTGGATTGGTTGCTATCTACAAACTGAACAAATGGACTCCTTCTCTAGGCGGATCTAATCAATACCAAAAGGTATTCGAAAGAATTTTCCTGGTCTGA
- the DFR1 gene encoding dihydrofolate reductase (similar to Saccharomyces cerevisiae DFR1 (YOR236W); ancestral locus Anc_8.657), giving the protein MSKVPVVAVVACMIPEMGIGFQGKLPWRLATEMKYFKEVTSTTKDPTKVNAVVMGRKTWESIPPRFRPLPNRINMVVSRQPRAQLHLDDQVYSTSSLSQGIEHLNTNFGERLERIYIIGGAEIYSQSYELVDHWLVTKIQPLPESQVPEMDTHLDPQRLALTFKERSLDELSQFLPQTSVPIVNPIEEKGFHYWFTLYTNQRAL; this is encoded by the coding sequence ATGAGCAAAGTACCCGTAGTGGCCGTAGTAGCGTGTATGATCCCCGAAATGGGAATTGGTTTTCAAGGTAAATTGCCCTGGAGATTAGCCACAGAGATGAAATATTTTAAAGAAGTTACTTCAACGACAAAGGATCCTACAAAGGTTAATGCCGTCGTTATGGGACGAAAGACATGGGAATCAATACCTCCAAGGTTCCGTCCATTACCAAACCGAATTAACATGGTCGTTTCACGTCAACCaagagctcaattgcatCTAGATGATCAAGTTTACAGTACATCTTCGCTATCTCAGGGCATCGAACACTTGAACACAAATTTCGGTGAACGTCTCGAGCGCATATACATCATTGGTGGTGCAGAAATTTATTCACAAAGCTACGAGCTTGTAGATCACTGGCTAGTTACCAAGATTCAACCACTTCCTGAATCGCAAGTGCCCGAGATGGACACTCACTTGGACCCTCAAAGATTGGCGCTAACCTTTAAAGAACGCTCTCTGGATGAACTGAGCCAATTTCTACCACAGACTTCAGTACCGATAGTGAAtcccattgaagagaagggTTTCCATTACTGGTTCACCCTATACACAAATCAAAGAGCTTTATAG